The Fusarium musae strain F31 chromosome 10, whole genome shotgun sequence genome window below encodes:
- a CDS encoding hypothetical protein (EggNog:ENOG41~CAZy:AA9) has product MHCNLSLGVVAALLAGANAHGHVAKVIAGGKEYTGGIPHGAPSDAVGWAAGNQDNGFVSPDAFKTADIICHKSAKPVSNAVTVAAGDVVTLKWDTWPESHHGPVTEYLAPVSGDFASINKQSLRWVKVAQKGLKSGNNPGDWASDDLIRDGFSWKFTVPKNLKAGNYVLRHEIIGLHSAGQANGAQAYPQCINLKVTGSGSQAISGGGDFTTFYTPTDPGILFNLYQSFSSYPIPGPSVQSI; this is encoded by the coding sequence ATGCACTGCAACCTATCTCTCGGTGTCGTGGCTGCTCTCCTCGCCGGAGCCAACGCCCACGGTCACGTCGCAAAGGTCATTGCCGGTGGCAAGGAGTACACTGGTGGTATTCCTCACGGTGCTCCCTCTGACGCGGTCGGCTGGGCTGCTGGCAACCAAGACAACGGTTTCGTCTCACCCGATGCCTTCAAGACCGCCGATATCATCTGCCACAAGAGCGCTAAGCCCGTCTCCAACGCCGTCACTGTCGCCGCTGGTGATGTCGTCACCCTGAAGTGGGACACCTGGCCAGAGTCTCACCACGGTCCCGTCACCGAGTACCTCGCTCCCGTCAGCGGTGACTttgccagcatcaacaagcagAGCCTTCGATGGGTCAAGGTCGCTCAGAAGGGTCTCAAGTCTGGCAACAACCCCGGTGACTGGGCCTCCGATGATCTCATCCGCGATGGCTTCTCATGGAAGTTCACAGTCcccaagaacctcaaggccGGAAACTATGTTCTCCGACACGAGATCATCGGTCTTCACTCTGCCGGTCAGGCCAATGGTGCCCAGGCCTACCCCCAGTGCATCAACCTTAAGGTCACTGGCAGTGGCAGCCAGGCCATCAGCGGAGGTGGCGACTTCACCACCTTCTACACTCCTACCGACCCTGGtatcctcttcaacctctaCCAGTCTTTCTCTTCCTACCCCATTCCCGGTCCTTCCGTCCAATCTATCTAA